The nucleotide sequence TGGTCAAACAGAAAGAACTAACCATCTGTTGGAAGAATATTTGAGGCACTATGTGACTGCGAGTCAACGCAACTGGACAGATTTGCTAGATTGTGCACAACTCTTCTATAATTTGCACAAGTCTTCAGCAACGGAGATGAGATTGTTTTGGGGAAACAGCCTACACAACCATTGGTGATTGCACAACAAAAGACTGGGTAAATGTCCAGCAGCTTACCGTTATGGTTGGGATAGACAAGCTATAATCAAAGAGGCGACAGATAGCTTGGCAAAAGCtcagaggaggatgaagaagtatGCTGACAAACACAGACGTCCACTAGAGTTCAGGGTGGGTGAAAAGGTGTTGCTAAAACTTACTCCACGGATTTGGAAAAACATTGGCAGCCGGGTTAGGCATAGAGCCTTGGTTTCAAGGTATGAGGGTCCTTTTGAAGTTGCTTACCGACTAATTCTGCCTGAGAGAATGAAAATACATCCGACTTGCCATGTGAGTTTTCTGAAACCTTATGTTGATGATCCCGAAGATCCGGACCGGCACAAAACAAAGAGAGCTCCTTCTGAGATGCGCACTCAGCTAGAGGAAAAGATAGAGAAAGTGCTTGACCACAGAGTTCTTGGGATGCATAAGAAAAATAGGCGGACAGAATTCTTGATACAGTGGAAAGGAAAGCTCGAGGCAGATGCGACTTGGGAAAAGGGTGATTCATTGTGGCAATACGAACATCAAGTAGAGGACTAATTGAAATAAGCCTCGACGAGGACGTCGAGTTCAACTAGTGGGGGTGGTTTGTTAGCCCCTAAAGTTGAGTCATGACGGATGCCGGGAAGAAACAATGTAAAAGGCTTGTACATTGCCCCTTGACATGGTTTGTGGAAGTTTTGACAAAGCAATGTATGGGGGTGTGTCTAAGTTGTGCACGAACTTGGGCGGGTTAGCTAGACAAGTGTCTTCAGTGATGGCAAGACAACTTTGGTTGTGGGCGACGGCTATGGCAGAGGAAGATAAACACATGGCACTTGACTAAGGCATGTGTACGGAACAATGGGACGGCATGACTGTGACGAGAACGTTGTCATAAGCAAATGTGCGAGGCATGGTCCGAAGGTTAGGCAGGTTAAAGGCAAAGTGTGGGCAGAGCTGTGAGACAAGTGTGCAAGACATGTGATAGTGGGATAATGCTGATGATGCCATTTCGTGGAAGGTCCCATTAAGGGATGAGTGCTCCAGCAAACATGGCTGAGTGCTCCACCAAACATGGATAAGTGCTGATAATGATTATAGTGCTTAATTACAGAATAACTATAATTGATAATGATTATAGTGGTTATACGCCCCTTTGTATTTACCCCTTAAAATTTTCAACTCTTATTCTCCTTTTTATCCAGTAAATTAAGAGAAGTAATACAAAATCTTATTTAGTAATTTTTGTTGTATGTTAGTAATTTGTCTATCAGATCTATACCACTTACAGCACATACAAAACGAATTTCTGATACGAAATAACATAAACATTAATCAAAGAAGTAGATAGGTAAAATAgtttcaaattgtt is from Nicotiana tabacum cultivar K326 chromosome 18, ASM71507v2, whole genome shotgun sequence and encodes:
- the LOC142172786 gene encoding uncharacterized protein LOC142172786; this translates as MEHDVEAYVKSCLVCQLDKIERKKEAGLLQPLPIPEEPWQSVISGFPKVNGFSSNMVLVDRFSKYAVFIAAPTECPSNVAAELFFKNVVKYFGMPKDVISDRDAWFTAAYRYGWDRQAIIKEATDSLAKAQRRMKKYADKHRRPLEFRVGEKVLLKLTPRIWKNIGSRVRHRALVSRYEGPFEVAYRLILPERMKIHPTCHVSFLKPYVDDPEDPDRHKTKRAPSEMRTQLEEKIEKVLDHRVLGMHKKNRRTEFLIQWKGKLEADATWEKGDSLWQYEHQVED